The Brachyhypopomus gauderio isolate BG-103 chromosome 1, BGAUD_0.2, whole genome shotgun sequence genome includes the window TAGGCTAGTAAGAGTATGGAGCAGCTAATGGCTGCAAACTCACATTTTTCTGGATTAGTATGAACGGTCTGACTGAAGTTTGAATGTGGAGTTACTTTTAGTAGTAAGTGAACTTCAGCATAATGTTGGCTGCCTGTTGGTTGGTAATACATTAGTAGTTTCTCTCTGTCGCAGGCTTTAAACATTGAGTGAATGACTCAGTTTCATTAACCTAACATGATAAAACCTAAATCAGCCTTCTTTAACTCACCTGGTGCACTTCACTCCAGAGCCTGTGTGCCCTCCACTGGCTGAACCTGAGTCCAACGTGAGTCCTTCATCTGGTGTGTCCCTCAGACAGAGGTGTCCTCACCACCTCGGTCAACAAAGACTCATTTCAGCATCCTGCCTCTGCCTTTCACAATGTCACACCTACAATCACCTTTACATTCTACTAATAAGAAAACCCTGCTCTTTCAAAATCATTTACCATATTAAAATTGTGTAGGTAGAACTAGCTGTATTTGTCTCCCATTTGGTGAGAAAGTTTTATCTCAAAGTTTGTGGGACTTTATGGAAGTGCATATGTTTGTTAGAACAGCAGTAGTTGATCCATGTACATTACTGTTGCTCAGCTGGTCTGGTAAATATGGAGTATAAAGACATTTAGTGTCTTCAGTGTAAACATTTATTCAAATATTGAATTAAAATAAGTGAAACTACTGATTCTGTGCAGTGCAGCAGACCACAGAATAAAGTGAGTGTGATATGAATATATTATTGTGTGTTAACACCATCATACttggctcctcccccacctGTCATTCTTATGTGTGTTTCTCCTTAGTTCCTTAGTGTCACGGTAGGCGTGGCACCTCAGGGGAGACGCCCACTTCTGCTCACTCCACCTCCTGTACTCCATGTGTTAACCCTGGTATGTGTTAGTTCCTTACTTTGTATGGTTTGTTCTttacttttgtttgttgttcttaGTGTTCAGTACAAATACAATCCTATTGAGTTTACACCATTCTTCCCCCATATTCTCATTATTTGGTTTAGTGCTGCGTTCGTGTCAGTGTCTGTTTTAGCACCAGCATGCCTTGTAAGTCTCATGTTCTCCGTGTTCACACCATAAAACTAACATACCTCACTGCACACCTGTGAACTAACATCTCTGACTGTTTAGAAACCCTCGTCACAAACCCCTTAGCGTAAAGTCTATAGTCTAGCTGAGTTCCTGATTGTTTCTCCAGCTGTTATCAGTCATGTGGGTCTTATTTTCACCTGTTTGGTTGATCTTACATTAACATACTGTCTGCTGTTCCTGGTCAACCTGGTTACTCTGCCTGTCTGATGATGACTCTGGGATTCCTGGTTGATCGGTTTTTGATATGTTTTGGGCTTGAATCACATTACAACTGTTTTGTCTACATATGCTTGTGCTAATCTGCAAGTCATTTTCAGAAAATGACAGAAGGAAATCCAACATGCAGCTCAACATGTATTCTTCCAAAATAACACTGCCAGCATAAATAACAATTATTACAAGTTTATCTAAAAATGCTCTTTTCACAGATCCAAAAAAAGGAGTGAGTACATTGATAATCAGCCCAGTTTTGTACACTGTCAGAGCCGTGGTCTGTAATGACACAGTGTTCATTTAGTCCATTGGGTTCCCCAGCTCTCCAGTATCTGAAAGAAACAATCAGACTGTTTTGTAGTGTAAGAGACATTAATTTTCAACAGGGCTCAGATCAGTGATATCTTACTTGTTCACCAGTGCTGTGCCATCCACCCACTTCCAGTCCTGGTTGTTCCCCTTGTCTGTGTCAGTCAGACCAATCCAAGCTTTCCTATCTCCCCTCATCATGGAAACAAGGTACTGTAGAAGTGTAACAACTGGTTGTACATTTTTATGTGAAACTACCACAGATACGCCCTGCTTACACAACATCAGACGGCACAACattcaaaaacatgtatttgCTAAAAATCAACCCTCCAATTTtctctcacctgttcctctctgctgtttatgatcaccaggtctgctcctctctttctgcagtcctgtctgctctcactcCAGGTCTTCTTCTCAGTAGAGATGTAGTAAAAACTGGAGTTGAAGTACATCCATCCCTGCTCAGTGACCTTGTCTATTCAGATTAACACAAAATGAACCAGAGCTGATGcatctacagcaggggtggccaacccgcggctcgcgagccgcatgcggctctttgcctggtttcatgcggctccccagccggtccgcgggctcacctgcacaaacggggcgacacactgctacattttcgtggtgcgcgattagtttacaagcctagcgagctgctaatacttttaaaaccggcgtagtggaaaacacgcatttgactgtcttcacagctaataatttacactcgccacccccccgctcaacaaattacactcgcccatgtacgatgtggctctttgccgtaacacagtaagaaaagtggctcttggtctatgacgggttggccacccctgatctaCAGCAACACAGTCAGGTACTACTGTCATTCTCTACAGCCCTTAGTCACACTTACCCAGCGCTGGATATCTATTAATAAAATTATAATTCTAAGTTATGATTCAAGTTTGTGGTACATGGTTCAAGCTCTTGCAGACATTATCGTCCTTGATATGGCAGTCCTGCTATAAATGCAATTATGTGCATATGAATtcccagtgatgtcagtaacacgTAACTTAGTAACTAAGTAATCTTATGACTTTTTTCAGTAAAGAGTAgtataacgagttactatttccagtccagtaatcagattaaagttacttatccaagtgactgtgcgttactatttttattttccttagtaaaaatatatgttttttcttCTTGGCAATACTGTTGCATCTGATCGTAGTGCTTGACTCCGCACACTGCGCGcgaacctgtgagagcgcgagtgcgttcacgtcattctgtgcagtgttctctgtaacgatatgtggtaatgtaaagaaacactcctcaaaaacaggggaaggaacatttatctgacgaattttaatgttgcattgtatttttttgtaggtttgaaaagtgctggaattttggctaatgtagcctacttaaaaatgcttgaaattgtaatggtatttcgtttcacaacaaataggtgtctgactgaatagtttgcttgtattacgtttacaaatatatttacaaatagtACTGCGCagcaacacaaacgtaatgtcaggagatacattatttaaatgtcaggagattgttactgttaaaatgcacttccaataaagtgagtattggaaaaactcattttgctgctgaatgtgactactaaagtaacttgtaaaaAACTCGTAGTTACTTtcaaaatcaagtaatatgtaacgtaaataagttactttttaaaggaatAATCAGTAATcgtattactttttcaaggtaactaagccatcactgtgaATTCCAGCATACATTTCTTAATGGATGTAAAAGGTTAATTAATCTCTTACCTAATTCAGAAAGCCTCAAATGgagtctgtccctgtccctttgtacactttctctctctgtaatcAGCTTGTTGTATCTGCTTtgtaactggtctctctctatAGTCAGGTTATAGTTActggtctgtaactggtctctctctgcagtgaacTTGACCCACATCACTGTGATGACAGtcagcaggagaacacacagcagcaccagacacactgcagtcagTCTGGAACATCTGCTCCATGCAGTGTCTCCTCCTGGTGGGTaatacacacagagaaacacatatgaACTTTAGGTTCATATTAGCTGAATATTCCCATCAAGATATTTTTTAGAATTATCTGACCTTGTAATAaccataaaaatatatattccttttcaaataaacatacacaaatgtgcggtgtgtgtgtgttgagtttgtgtgtttttgtgagtgtaGGTGATTAGACTCTACCTCTCTACTGGTTTGCACTAACAAATGATTGTGCTAATATGTCAAAGTCTCAGTCACTTTGTGTTGCCAAATTATCCAAATATATACTTTCAAATGTAaacatgtaaatatgtaaaaattTAACAAATATGCAAACACGTAAATATGTAGTTGGCCTTTTTCTCAGAGGGACATGTTAGGAActttgggatcaataaagtttatTCTATTCTAAAACTCCAGGGAGGACCCACCAACAAACCAGCCTAAGACGTCCCCCCTGGGAGGACAAGGGGAGACACTGACTGCACCATCTCCATCTCTGACTCAGAGCAGCCAGAGGACTCCCTAGTGTCATAACCAAACTCCTCACAGCTCTCCCACTACTCAGTGTAGGAAGGAGGCATTGGGGAATCCCCCTAGGCAGGAGTCCCTGGACTCTTCatcccacaaacacactcaaaacTCACTCCTGCGTATGAATACAAAAGCCTCTGTTGATGGGACAGATAACActgacatatatacacacatatgcacaaacagacacacacgagtgtagacacagacagagggaggagacgaGCCGAAATCATGACACAGAAACATTGAGACTGCAGCTCTAATGTACATTTGGACAACAACATTGTATTCTCTGTCTCAGGCTGTTTAAAAAGTAGTAAAAAACAATCCCTCTCTCTAAATATAGCACTGTATATAACACTCTATTGTTGTTTATTCGAACGGTCTTCAATTTAACTCGGTTACACCATTTTCGGGGACGGTGACACGCAAAAACACAAAGTGGATTCCCAGGCAACATGCTGGAACCACAGCACCCATCAGAGGGTCCTGGCCCACAGAAGCAGCCACAGGCTCCCTGGTTGTCCTGGTCTCTCTGGTCCCTCTGTTATTAAAATACTTTGAACTACTCCCTAGTTCTGAATTACCAATTCAAACTTTCATGACATGGAAAAAGAACCCATAGCATCATCCGGCCCTgttgaaaatgtaaaataaagttTATGCACCTGTATGTTGAGTTGATATATTCCTGTTTGTGAAGTCCTCCATCTCTGTGTTGGGGTCATGACCTCTAACAGCGTCTGCACTCTCATAGATATCAACTACCTTCTCCACCCGCTCTCCTCTCCCCAACTCCAGAATACCATTAACATCATGAGACACAATCCAAGACATGACTAATCTATTACAGACTCAAACACTAAACTctagtgtctctgtgtgtgaagACACTACAGTACAGCTGCTCCTCTTTACTCATGTGATGTTTCCTGACTGAGTTTAATTAATGTGCTGCCAGTTAAGGAAGTGACCAAGCAGCAGTGGTGTTTTCTATAAATAAAATGACTGTCGTCAAAGTGTGAAAACAACAGAGCTCTGATCCTCTTATGAACCATATACCATTATCATTTATAACCAAATGTTGTGCAGATTCAACTATGGATGAACTATTATTCAATCCCCCAGTCAGTTTATGTGGCTTCATGCTCTTTCTGGCCATCCTGAAAGGATTTTTCTCAGTCACAAAAATCCCTTCATATATTATCATCTGAATCTGTTTTGATGTCTCAAGTACTTTCTGAATTTTCATTAATATCTTCCCTAATCTCCATTCTGCTATGatcaggggtgtagtgggggcgggggggggtcgTGGGGGGACACcgaccccccacttattttaacaggggggatgcatccccccagtggtgtagtgcaggggtgggcaattaatttttacaaggggcctcatgagaaacctgaattgtgtcagagggccacacaaacaataatgatgtcatcacagtggctccgcccacctcacgcaaacttcctcgagtgttctccgaaacgatgtgtgttggcatggacgtaattttgaattcaaaagtgggggggacatggattcgtcgctatttaaatatttggttttaaccgtaaaaactgggggaggggccaaaaccggcttttgaaaaagtcccccccgccccccccccaaaaatccgtgtgttggtataaagaaacacccctcaaaaacaggggaaggaatatttacctgaccaattttaatgttgctttttgtttcagattagaaaagtgctggaatttaggctaaatacttgaaaatgtttgaaattgtaactacttcgtttcacaacaaatagccatctgaatgaacagtttttttgtattacgttaacaaatacgagcttcttgtaattccaggacgaaacatgagagaacgtgaagacgttaagattgggcgttttgaaaataaacaacaattaaataatgtgaataaaaaagcgaatcattttggatcatttcgaatatatgtataaatatttaacttaattaagtttaacgtgctgggaaatattgaaatg containing:
- the LOC143524182 gene encoding uncharacterized protein LOC143524182, with protein sequence MSWIVSHDVNGILELGRGERVEKVVDIYESADAVRGHDPNTEMEDFTNRNISTQHTGGDTAWSRCSRLTAVCLVLLCVLLLTVITVMWVKFTAERDQLQTSNYNLTIERDQLQSRYNKLITERESVQRDRDRLHLRLSELDKVTEQGWMYFNSSFYYISTEKKTWSESRQDCRKRGADLVIINSREEQYLVSMMRGDRKAWIGLTDTDKGNNQDWKWVDGTALVNKYWRAGEPNGLNEHCVITDHGSDSVQNWADYQCTHSFFWICEKSIFR